A genomic region of Solanum dulcamara chromosome 2, daSolDulc1.2, whole genome shotgun sequence contains the following coding sequences:
- the LOC129880253 gene encoding disease resistance protein RPV1-like isoform X2, translating into MSDESQLIQSLVKTVLHELSNSPMVVAPIVVGIDYRLKELEKQLDVKSNGVKFLGLHGIGGVGKTTLSKALYNKLASHFTHRTFILNVKEIVTQQGIMSLQKKIIQGLFPSNAFSFTPDNAIEGREKFRRMLREKRILLVLDDVDDVNILKTLIGGKSWFFEGSRVVISTRNRGVLIEDIVDETYEVRELGDTDSLKLFSYHAFRRPDPSPAFLNISKQIVSITGKLPLALEVFGSFLFDKRSQEEWVDALGKLKQIRSPRLHDILKISYDGLDDEEKCIFLDVACLFLDQLDKKVENVIDVMKGCGFRARIAFDTLTTRSLVKVIDGGDLWMHDQIRDMGRQIVLQEGFSDPGKRSRLWDVADVLSVLQGRKGTQHIQGIILDQQQRYSSKIKSAKAITREKFQEVPSFSSALAYIKELYKGQFQDDAKETNKLVLNTEVFDPMVNLRLLQLDNVKLEGNLEKLPSSLKWLQWKRCTLSSYYSNYYPSELAILDLSESQIETIGSREWTWSRKKAANKLKVINISDCHKITAIPDLSMHKMLEKLIAERCSNLQRIHKTIGNLKTLRHLNLRDCRNLVEFPGEVSGLKNLEKMILSGCSRLKQLPEDIGKMKSLQELLLDETAIEKLPSSIFRLTKLERLSLNHCYSLKQLPGSLGNLSALKELSLNGSAVEEIPDSIKHLENLHTLSLIRCKSLAALPYSVGNLKSLANLWLYGSAIETMTESIGSLYYLRSLSLGNCQHLTALPVSIKGLASLVELQIDTVPIHSLPYIGTLKSLKTLEIRNCERLGSLPHSIGELLALRTMTITRNDAITELPESVGKLQNLVILRLTNCKRLCKLPASFGELKNLVHLLMEETAVTVLPETFGKLSSLMILRMGKKPFSQVPQSTETPETATYTERETVPIVLPSSFSELSLLEELDARAWRIVGKIPDDFEKLSYLEFINLGHNDFSYLPSSLKGLHFLKKLLIPHCKQLKALPPLPSSLLEINAANCGALESIHNISELVFLRELNLANCMSLVDIQGIECLRSLKMLHMVGCNVSCASIVRKLDKVAVKNLDNFSIPGSEIPSWFTPSEVHFSKQENNEIKAVIIAIVVSVNCAEPDELRDELPVLANVMAKIVRAKRAVFTTNMYLAGVPTTPEDQVYICRYQDYHQLVSFLEDGDIIQVGLGNLPITGIELKKCGIHLVHESDDDYEGNEESLDESQQSVSERLTRFYGASNRESNILSSNSAQEDGEGEGTHNFFSFVKEIFCALKYLLFRRF; encoded by the exons ATGAG TGACGAGTCACAGTTGATTCAGTCTTTGGTGAAGACAGTTTTGCATGAATTAAGCAATTCCCCAATGGTTGTAGCTCCAATTGTTGTTGGAATTGATTACCGTCTGAAAGAACTCGAAAAACAGCTGGATGTCAAAAGCAATGGTGTCAAATTTTTGGGGTTGCATGGAATAGGAGGAGTTGGTAAAACAACACTTTCTAAGGCTCTTTATAATAAACTTGCTTCCCATTTTACACACAGGACTTTTATCTTGAATGTTAAGGAAATAGTTACTCAACAAGGCATTATGTCCCTACAGAAGAAAATCATACAGGGTCTTTTCCCCAGCAATGCGTTCTCCTTCACCCCTGACAATGCCATTGAGGGAAGAGAAAAGTTCAGGCGAATGCTTCGAGAAAAGCGCATCCTCCTGGTCTTAGATGATGTTGATGATGTAAACATACTAAAGACACTAATTGGGGGGAAAAGTTGGTTTTTTGAAGGAAGCAGGGTTGTCATTAGTACTAGAAACAGAGGAGTTCTGATAGAAGACATCGTCGACGAGACGTATGAGGTGAGAGAATTGGGTGATACTGACTCACTAAAACTATTCAGTTACCACGCATTTAGAAGACCAGACCCATCCCCAGCTTTTCTGAATATATCCAAGCAAATTGTCTCAATTACTGGAAAGCTACCATTGGCTCTCGAAGTTTTTGGTTCTTTCTTGTTTGATAAAAGAAGCCAGGAGGAATGGGTAGATGCTCTAGGAAAGCTAAAACAAATTCGCTCACCCCGTCTTCATGACATCTTGAAAATAAGTTATGATGGTCTTGATGATGAGGAGAAGTGTATATTCCTGGATGTTGCATGTTTATTTCTTGATCAACTAGACAAGAAAGTAGAAAATGTAATTGATGTGATGAAAGGATGTGGTTTTAGAGCCAGAATTGCATTTGACACATTGACCACTAGATCGTTGGTTAAGGTGATTGATGGTGGGGACTTGTGGATGCATGACCAGATAAGAGATATGGGAAGACAGATTGTTCTGCAAGAAGGCTTTTCAGATCCTGGAAAGCGCAGCAGGCTGTGGGATGTTGCTGATGTTTTGAGTGTGCTACAAGGAAGGAAG GGAACACAGCACATCCAAGGGATCATCCTGGATCAGCAACAGAGGTACTCATCAAAGATCAAAAGTGCAAAAGCAATTACTAGAGAGAAATTTCAAGAGGTTCCCAGTTTCAGTTCTGCGTTGGCTTACATTAAAGAGTTATACAAAGGGCAATTCCAAGATGATGCAAAAGAAACCAATAAGTTGGTATTGAATACTGAAGTATTTGATCCAATGGTTAATCTGCGGCTACTCCAACTTGATAATGTGAAACTAGAGGGAAATTTGGAGAAGTTACCTTCTTCACTAAAATGGCTCCAGTGGAAAAGATGCACTCTTTCAAGTTATTATTCTAATTACTATCCAAGTGAACTTGCCATACTTGATCTCTCAGAGAGCCAAATAGAGACAATTGGAAGCCGGGAATGGACCTGGAGTCGCAAAAAG GCGGccaacaagttgaaagttatCAATATCTCTGATTGTCATAAAATAACAGCTATTCCCGATTTATCCATGCATAAAATGTTGGAAAAATTGATAGCTGAGCGTTGCAGTAACTTGCAAAGGATTCACAAAACAATTGGGAATCTGAAAACTTTACGTCATTTAAATCTAAGAGATTGCCGCAACCTTGTTGAATTTCCAGGTGAGGTCTCTGGGCTGAAAAATCTTGAAAAGATGATACTCTCGGGTTGCTCGAGATTGAAACAGCTACCTGAAGATATAGGCAAGATGAAGTCTTTACAAGAACTTCTATTAGATGAGACTGCTATAGAGAAGTTGCCTTCAAGTATATTTCGCTTAACAAAACTTGAAAGGTTAAGCTTAAACCACTGCTACTCATTGAAACAACTTCCCGGGTCATTAGGAAATTTAAGTGCTTTGAAGGAACTCTCTCTTAATGGTTCTGCTGTGGAAGAAATACCTGATTCTATCAAACATTTGGAGAACCTTCATACACTAAGCTTAATTAGGTGTAAGTCACTTGCTGCTCTTCCCTATTCTGTTGGCAACCTCAAATCTTTAGCAAATCTCTGGCTTTATGGCAGTGCAATAGAAACTATGACAGAATCTATTGGTAGTCTATATTATCTTAGGTCCTTATCGCTTGGAAACTGTCAGCATTTGACTGCATTGCCTGTTTCAATTAAAGGATTGGCTTCTTTGGTTGAGCTTCAAATAGATACGGTTCCAATCCATAGTCTTCCATATATTGGAACCCTTAAATCACTGAAGACTCTCGAGATAAGGAACTGTGAGCGCCTTGGCTCGCTTCCCCACTCCATTGGAGAATTATTAGCTCTTAGAACAATGACTATTACTCGAAATGATGCTATCACGGAGCTGCCAGAATCAGTTGGGAAATTGCAGAATCTTGTCATATTGAGATTGACCAACTGTAAGCGACTGTGCAAACTGCCAGCTTCTTTTGGGGAACTGAAGAACTTGGTACACTTGCTAATGGAGGAGACTGCAGTAACAGTATTACCTGAAACATTTGGGAAGCTATCTAGCTTAATGATTCTGAGGATGGGAAAGAAACCTTTCTCTCAG GTACCACAAAGTACTGAAACCCCAGAAACAGCTACCTATACAGAAAGGGAAACCGTACCTATTGTGCTTCCTTCATCTTTCTCAGAGTTATCCTTGTTAGAAGAACTTGATGCACGTGCATGGAGAATAGTTGGTAAAATACCTGATGATTTTGAGAAATTATCATAtttggagttcatcaatcttggTCACAATGATTTTTCCTATCTTCCGTCTAGTCTGAAAGGACTACATTTCTTGAAAAAGCTCTTAATTCCCCATTGCAAACAGCTGAAagctcttcctcctcttccttcAAGTTTGCTCGAGATAAATGCTGCAAACTGTGGAGCACTAGAGAGTATACACAATATCTCAGAATTAGTGTTCTTGAGGGAGCTAAACCTTGCGAATTGCATGAGTTTGGTTGACATCCAAGGTATCGAATGCTTGAGATCCTTAAAAATGCTACATATGGTTGGATGCAACGTCTCTTGTGCCTCTATTGTTAGAAAACTTGATAAG GTTGCTGTGAAGAACTTGGATAATTTTAGTATTCCAGGCAGTGAAATCCCAAGTTGGTTTACTCCAAGCGAGGTGCATTTCTCAAAGCAGGAAAACAATGAAATCAAAGCAGTGATTATTGCTATAGTTGTTTCTGTGAACTGTGCTGAACCAGATGAATTGAGGGATGAATTGCCTGTACTTGCTAATGTCATGGCGAAAATCGTTAGAGCAAAAAGAGCGGTATTTACTACTAATATGTACTTGGCAGGAGTCCCAACTACGCCCGAGGATCAAGTTTATATATGCAGGTATCAAGATTATCATCAATTAGTGTCATTTCTCGAAGATGGTGATATAATACAGGTAGGCTTGGGCAACTTACCCATTACAGGGATTGAACTGAAGAAGTGTGGAATACATTTAGTGCATGAAAGTGATGATGATTATGAAGGTAATGAAGAATCATTAGATGAAAGCCAACAATCTGTATCGGAAAGATTAACAAGGTTTTATGGGGCCTCTAATAGAGAGAGCAATATCCTCAGCTCGAACTCAGCTCAAGAAGACGGAGAAGGGGAAGGAACACATAACTTTTTTAGTTTTGTTAAGGAGATTTTTTGTGCTTTAAAATACCTTCTCTTTAGGAGATTTTAA